Proteins from one Legionella taurinensis genomic window:
- the kdsA gene encoding 3-deoxy-8-phosphooctulonate synthase, with protein sequence MNLCGFKAGLDAPLFLIAGPCVIESESMALETAGYLKELCQELQLPFIYKSSFDKANRSSVSSYRGPGFEKGLLILEKVKQQIGVPVLTDVHEDTPLLEVASVVDVLQTPAFLCRQTNFIQKVAAMNKPVNIKKGQFLSPWEMKHVVAKAKATGNEQIMVCERGVSFGYNNLVSDMRSLQIMRETQCPVIFDATHSVQLPGGNNGMSGGQREFVPVLARAATAAGISGLFMETHPDPDKALSDGPNSWPLDKMKPLLESLMALDRVFKRSPELF encoded by the coding sequence ATGAACTTATGTGGTTTTAAAGCCGGGCTGGATGCCCCGTTGTTTTTAATTGCGGGCCCCTGTGTGATCGAAAGCGAGAGCATGGCGCTTGAGACGGCCGGGTATTTAAAGGAACTCTGTCAGGAATTGCAGTTACCCTTTATTTACAAGTCGTCGTTTGATAAAGCCAACCGTTCGTCGGTGAGCAGCTACCGTGGACCGGGTTTTGAAAAAGGCTTGCTCATTCTGGAGAAAGTGAAGCAGCAGATTGGTGTGCCAGTATTAACCGACGTGCATGAAGATACCCCGTTACTGGAAGTGGCGAGCGTGGTTGATGTGCTGCAAACTCCCGCCTTTTTATGCCGCCAGACCAATTTTATCCAAAAAGTGGCCGCGATGAACAAGCCGGTCAATATCAAAAAGGGACAGTTCCTTTCGCCCTGGGAAATGAAACATGTGGTGGCGAAAGCCAAAGCCACTGGCAACGAGCAAATCATGGTGTGTGAACGGGGCGTGAGCTTTGGTTATAACAACCTGGTTTCGGACATGCGCTCACTTCAGATCATGCGCGAAACCCAGTGCCCGGTGATTTTTGATGCGACCCACTCCGTGCAATTGCCTGGTGGCAACAATGGCATGTCAGGCGGTCAGCGTGAGTTTGTGCCTGTATTAGCCAGAGCCGCAACGGCAGCCGGGATCTCAGGTCTTTTCATGGAAACGCACCCTGATCCGGACAAGGCACTGAGTGACGGACCGAACAGTTGGCCTCTGGATAAAATGAAACCTTTACTGGAAAGTCTGATGGCCCTGGATCGCGTTTTTAAACGCAGTCCTGAATTGTTTTAA
- a CDS encoding outer membrane protein assembly factor BamD, with product MKQLKAIVLISLILFLGACSKWGRDDDDNGPYKGMSAKQLFDQSKDAIAKGQYQTASKRLEALESMYPFSEYAEQAQLDLIYAYYQNGDYASTAATADRFIHLYPRAQHVDYAYYMKGLANFNQPRGSFANVIPLDESMRDAGTQAQAYSDFSALIERFPNSRYKPNALQRMIYLRNTFAQRELNASKYFFERKKYVAAAERASYLVKNYPQAPAAQPGLVLLYKSNLALGLTKAAADALAVYNATYPNQPLNDSALS from the coding sequence ATGAAACAATTAAAAGCGATAGTCCTGATAAGCCTGATTCTATTTCTTGGTGCCTGTTCCAAATGGGGACGCGATGATGATGACAATGGTCCCTACAAGGGCATGAGCGCCAAACAGTTGTTTGATCAGTCAAAAGACGCGATTGCCAAAGGGCAGTATCAAACCGCTTCCAAACGTCTCGAAGCCCTGGAATCCATGTACCCTTTCAGTGAATACGCTGAGCAGGCGCAACTGGATTTGATTTATGCCTACTACCAGAATGGCGATTACGCATCGACTGCAGCCACGGCAGACCGCTTTATTCACCTCTATCCACGCGCCCAGCACGTGGATTATGCCTATTACATGAAAGGTCTGGCTAACTTTAATCAACCTCGCGGCTCTTTTGCCAATGTTATCCCCCTCGATGAATCCATGCGGGATGCAGGCACTCAGGCGCAGGCTTACAGTGATTTTTCGGCATTAATCGAACGTTTTCCCAACAGCCGTTATAAACCCAATGCCTTGCAGCGCATGATTTATTTAAGAAATACCTTTGCGCAAAGAGAACTGAATGCATCGAAGTATTTCTTTGAGCGTAAAAAATACGTGGCCGCGGCCGAGCGTGCGAGCTATTTAGTCAAAAACTATCCGCAGGCGCCTGCCGCTCAGCCGGGGTTGGTGTTGCTGTATAAATCCAATCTGGCTTTGGGATTAACAAAAGCAGCGGCTGATGCACTGGCGGTTTACAATGCCACTTACCCTAACCAACCCCTCAATGACAGCGCGCTCAGTTAA
- a CDS encoding recombination-associated protein RdgC encodes MWFSNALIYNYELNEPVDFNAALSEERLKPCPPHARFIYGWLPAYQDELVQEVAGVSHFCLGKEERILPRGVINRLLAEKIQALETQQGRSIKRAEKAQLAEDLEFELLPKSFCVQKRLPALLDTSCQRLIINTASENQASQLLALLRKSIPGIQLEPLFHPENLAARFAEWISEPGSLPSPFQLASDCLLFSPGDEKKRVNCKGYELPAEEIITLLSQGLVAAEISLIWNERIQLTLTHELTFKRLKCLDYLIDEFNDISQLEEDYMQRDAALTLLCGELRALTNDLMNGLQQKSTNAIAPSLEKEALPA; translated from the coding sequence ATGTGGTTTAGTAATGCCCTCATCTACAACTACGAATTAAACGAACCCGTCGATTTCAATGCCGCATTGAGTGAAGAACGGTTAAAACCCTGCCCGCCCCACGCCCGATTTATTTATGGCTGGCTGCCGGCTTATCAGGATGAACTGGTTCAGGAAGTGGCCGGTGTCAGTCACTTTTGCCTGGGTAAAGAAGAGCGTATCCTGCCCCGAGGCGTCATCAACCGCCTCCTGGCTGAAAAAATTCAGGCTCTGGAAACGCAACAGGGCCGTTCGATTAAACGCGCTGAAAAAGCCCAATTGGCAGAAGATCTTGAGTTTGAACTGTTGCCCAAATCGTTTTGTGTCCAAAAACGGTTGCCCGCCCTGCTCGACACAAGCTGCCAACGTCTGATTATCAACACAGCCAGCGAAAATCAAGCGTCGCAACTCCTTGCCCTGCTGCGCAAATCAATACCCGGGATTCAACTGGAGCCCTTGTTTCATCCCGAAAATTTAGCGGCACGTTTTGCTGAATGGATTTCGGAGCCAGGTTCGCTGCCAAGCCCCTTTCAGTTAGCTTCTGACTGCCTGCTTTTTTCACCAGGTGATGAAAAAAAACGGGTCAATTGCAAAGGCTATGAATTACCGGCCGAAGAAATTATCACGCTGTTATCACAGGGTCTGGTCGCCGCGGAAATTTCATTAATCTGGAATGAACGCATCCAATTGACGCTGACCCATGAATTGACCTTCAAACGCTTGAAATGCCTGGATTACCTTATTGATGAATTCAATGACATCAGTCAACTTGAGGAAGACTACATGCAACGCGACGCTGCCCTCACGTTATTATGCGGCGAATTGCGTGCCTTAACCAATGACCTGATGAATGGACTTCAGCAAAAATCCACAAACGCAATTGCTCCATCCCTCGAAAAAGAAGCGTTGCCCGCCTAG
- a CDS encoding class I SAM-dependent rRNA methyltransferase codes for MNASVVLEQSKQSSILRGHPWIFPKAIAKTIGHLQTGELVSILNAEGALVGTGVYNEHSLYRVRVLALAFEKIDCSSFAGIVKHRLRQALTLRQALNLPNEATNAYRLFNSEADGLSGLTIDCFNTCCAVSSSAYWVEAQRSEIIACLQEIMPCDEVIWLSQSKPLNQDGWEAEAEAVNPRVTEIVEGGVRFQIDFSTAQKTGLFIDQRENHQRIAALAKGKKVLDLYSYTGGFALHAAKAGALKVTAVDSSKPAIEQAIRNAQLNGVNQVEWVAADARDYLAQAGHYDLIILDPPKLVPSRRDLNRAKNYYRFLHREVFKAMTPGSLLMTCNCSSALSAQEFAALAASQAAMVGKQVRLVGIFGPASCHPTLPSFPEGNYLTAVLLAVV; via the coding sequence ATGAATGCCTCAGTTGTACTCGAACAGAGCAAACAGTCCAGTATCTTGCGTGGACACCCCTGGATATTTCCCAAGGCCATTGCCAAAACAATCGGCCACCTGCAAACCGGAGAGCTGGTGTCTATCCTGAACGCCGAGGGAGCGCTTGTAGGGACTGGTGTGTATAACGAGCATTCCCTCTACCGGGTCCGGGTACTGGCTCTGGCATTTGAAAAAATCGACTGCTCCTCGTTTGCAGGCATTGTTAAACACCGGCTTCGGCAAGCCCTTACCCTGCGGCAAGCCTTAAACTTACCCAATGAAGCCACCAACGCCTATCGCCTGTTTAACAGTGAAGCCGATGGCTTGTCGGGTTTAACCATTGATTGTTTCAATACCTGTTGTGCTGTTTCGAGTTCCGCGTATTGGGTAGAGGCGCAGCGGTCCGAGATCATTGCCTGCCTTCAGGAAATCATGCCCTGTGATGAAGTGATTTGGCTTTCGCAGAGTAAACCCTTAAATCAGGATGGCTGGGAGGCGGAAGCCGAAGCGGTTAATCCGCGGGTAACGGAAATAGTCGAGGGCGGTGTGCGTTTCCAGATTGATTTTTCAACCGCCCAAAAAACCGGTTTGTTCATTGACCAGCGGGAAAATCACCAACGCATTGCGGCGCTCGCCAAAGGCAAAAAGGTACTCGATCTGTATTCCTACACCGGCGGTTTTGCCTTGCATGCGGCTAAAGCAGGGGCCTTGAAAGTCACGGCTGTTGACAGTTCCAAACCCGCCATTGAACAAGCCATCCGCAATGCCCAATTAAACGGGGTGAACCAGGTGGAATGGGTGGCGGCGGATGCCCGTGATTACCTCGCTCAGGCAGGTCATTATGATTTGATTATCCTTGACCCGCCAAAGCTTGTTCCCTCCAGACGCGATTTGAATCGCGCGAAAAACTATTACCGCTTCCTGCACCGGGAAGTATTCAAGGCCATGACGCCTGGGTCGTTGTTAATGACCTGCAATTGTTCATCGGCTTTGTCAGCCCAGGAATTTGCAGCCCTTGCCGCCAGTCAAGCGGCCATGGTCGGGAAACAGGTTCGGCTAGTCGGCATTTTTGGACCGGCAAGTTGCCATCCCACGCTGCCATCCTTTCCGGAGGGCAATTACCTGACTGCGGTGTTACTCGCTGTGGTTTAA
- a CDS encoding DUF4286 family protein, with translation MLIYEVNLTVEVAIVEAFMGWLKPHIQELLGFEGFLNAMVSMDSESQTSERRTLVVHYYLASEDHYHNYIRDHAPRMRQDGIDRFGSQFTATRRVLTVLNSYSAESD, from the coding sequence ATGTTGATTTATGAAGTCAATTTAACGGTCGAGGTGGCCATTGTTGAAGCCTTTATGGGGTGGTTAAAACCTCATATTCAGGAACTGCTCGGCTTTGAGGGGTTTTTGAACGCCATGGTGTCCATGGACAGCGAATCCCAGACAAGTGAACGCCGCACGCTGGTCGTGCATTATTACTTAGCCAGTGAAGACCATTACCACAATTACATCCGGGATCATGCTCCAAGGATGCGGCAGGATGGTATTGACCGTTTTGGCAGTCAATTCACCGCCACCCGCCGCGTGCTCACTGTGCTGAACAGCTATTCTGCTGAATCGGATTAA
- the hisIE gene encoding bifunctional phosphoribosyl-AMP cyclohydrolase/phosphoribosyl-ATP diphosphatase HisIE — MLNNLSTPLDWQKMAGLLPVIVQHHQDGQVLMLGYMNEEALQVTLETQLLTLYSRSKQRLWQKGETSGNTMTVMAISSDCDQDALLVQVKPEGPACHLGFTSCFQPSNDRSLAFLAALIAVIQQRGATTDSSSYTRQLLLSGTARCAQKVGEEAVETVIAAVKGDRAELVNESADLLYHLLVLLNACDVSFYELLDCLKERNGKRQNQ; from the coding sequence ATGTTAAACAATTTATCGACACCGCTTGATTGGCAAAAAATGGCAGGACTCTTGCCGGTGATTGTGCAGCATCACCAGGACGGGCAGGTCTTGATGCTCGGTTACATGAATGAAGAAGCGCTGCAGGTAACGCTTGAGACGCAACTGCTCACCCTCTACAGCCGCAGTAAACAACGCCTGTGGCAGAAAGGCGAAACCTCCGGCAATACCATGACGGTCATGGCAATCAGTAGTGACTGTGACCAGGATGCTCTTCTTGTTCAGGTAAAGCCTGAGGGACCGGCCTGTCACTTAGGCTTTACCAGTTGCTTTCAACCGTCAAATGACAGGTCGCTTGCTTTTTTAGCGGCATTGATTGCGGTTATTCAGCAACGCGGGGCCACAACGGATTCATCCAGTTATACCCGGCAATTGCTGCTGAGCGGCACTGCACGCTGTGCGCAGAAAGTCGGGGAAGAAGCCGTTGAGACAGTCATTGCGGCAGTCAAAGGCGATCGCGCGGAACTGGTTAATGAAAGTGCGGATTTGCTTTATCATCTGCTTGTGTTGCTTAACGCCTGTGACGTCAGTTTTTATGAGCTGCTCGATTGCCTTAAAGAACGAAACGGGAAACGACAAAACCAATAA
- the hisF gene encoding imidazole glycerol phosphate synthase subunit HisF: MLAKRIIPCLDVRNNQVVKGVQFRNHRVVGDILELAACYSDQGADELVFYDITASSDQRSVSENWVNQVAATLTIPFTVAGGIRTLDQARRILNAGADKISINSPALETPDLIDKLAQAFGSQCVVVGVDSQWVDGDYYVYQYTGDEGKSQNARRRTCDWLKEVQERGAGEVVLNCMRADGMRTGYDRVQLTAARELLSIPLIASGGAGDANHFVEVFQQCRVDGALAASIFHEQRLSIADVKKTLAQHNIEVRPC, translated from the coding sequence ATGTTAGCTAAACGCATCATTCCCTGTCTTGACGTACGCAACAATCAGGTGGTGAAAGGCGTGCAGTTTCGTAATCACCGCGTGGTTGGCGACATTCTTGAACTGGCTGCCTGTTACAGTGATCAGGGGGCTGATGAACTGGTTTTTTACGACATCACCGCCAGCAGCGACCAGCGTTCGGTTTCTGAAAACTGGGTCAATCAGGTTGCCGCCACCCTGACCATCCCTTTTACTGTGGCCGGCGGAATCCGTACCCTGGACCAGGCGCGCCGCATTCTCAATGCCGGTGCGGATAAAATTTCCATCAATAGCCCAGCCCTGGAAACACCGGATTTAATTGATAAACTGGCCCAAGCCTTCGGCAGTCAATGCGTGGTGGTAGGCGTCGACAGCCAATGGGTTGACGGCGACTATTATGTTTACCAGTACACAGGGGACGAGGGTAAAAGCCAAAACGCTCGCCGCAGGACCTGTGATTGGTTAAAAGAAGTTCAGGAACGGGGGGCAGGCGAAGTGGTGTTGAACTGCATGCGCGCTGATGGCATGCGCACAGGGTATGATCGGGTGCAATTGACCGCCGCACGCGAGCTGCTTTCCATTCCCCTTATCGCCTCCGGCGGCGCTGGCGATGCAAATCATTTCGTCGAGGTCTTTCAACAATGCCGGGTGGACGGCGCCTTGGCCGCCAGCATTTTTCATGAGCAGCGGCTAAGCATTGCTGACGTTAAAAAGACACTCGCTCAACACAACATTGAGGTGCGACCATGTTAA
- the hisA gene encoding 1-(5-phosphoribosyl)-5-[(5-phosphoribosylamino)methylideneamino]imidazole-4-carboxamide isomerase: MMLLIPAIDIQQGHCVRLQQGDFSKTTIYPKLPQALAQHYCQQGARRLHIVDLDGAQSGAIQQLSVIKALQTVGARLQVGGGIRRLAAAQACLELGVSELVIGSIAVSDPAKASQIIHYCGAENIVLAVDVRLVDGIPRPAIHGWQTDTALSLWEVIEQYRQQGVKQVLCTDIAKDGMMSGPNFALYEEAIQRFPDIAWQASGGIRHHQDLNRLKAIGLSAAILGRLLYETDFDLRTALMEAVVC, encoded by the coding sequence ATGATGTTACTCATTCCTGCCATTGATATTCAGCAAGGCCACTGTGTTCGCCTGCAACAAGGTGATTTCAGTAAAACCACGATTTACCCCAAATTACCCCAGGCTTTAGCTCAGCACTACTGCCAGCAAGGGGCGAGACGCCTGCACATTGTGGATCTGGATGGCGCCCAATCCGGTGCCATTCAGCAATTGTCGGTCATCAAGGCGTTGCAGACTGTGGGCGCCCGCCTGCAGGTCGGCGGCGGCATACGCCGTTTGGCAGCCGCCCAGGCCTGCCTTGAATTAGGCGTGAGCGAACTGGTTATCGGCAGCATTGCCGTCAGCGATCCGGCCAAAGCATCGCAAATCATTCACTACTGCGGGGCCGAAAACATTGTTCTGGCTGTCGATGTCCGCCTGGTCGACGGCATTCCCAGGCCCGCTATTCATGGTTGGCAGACCGACACTGCCTTGTCATTATGGGAGGTGATTGAGCAGTACCGGCAACAGGGAGTTAAGCAGGTTTTATGCACCGACATTGCGAAGGACGGCATGATGTCAGGCCCGAACTTTGCGCTCTACGAAGAGGCAATCCAACGATTCCCTGACATTGCCTGGCAAGCGTCTGGCGGCATTCGTCACCACCAGGATTTAAACAGACTGAAAGCCATCGGCCTGTCTGCTGCCATCCTGGGCCGGCTGTTGTATGAAACGGATTTTGATTTGCGCACCGCGCTGATGGAGGCTGTCGTATGTTAG
- the hisH gene encoding imidazole glycerol phosphate synthase subunit HisH, whose protein sequence is MIAVIDATGNNLTSLGNALTRLGYDYRLTHDQAVIADASHVILPGVGAAKAGMQALADKGLIAPLRQLKQPLLGICLGMQLLFEHSEEGDVEGLGLLPGRIKRLPVRDNCPVPHMGWNKLHWCRDTPLATGLTPQDYVYFVHGYALFDSESAAAYCHYSERFTAVVQRGTVSGMQFHPEKSARTGLILLSNFLQLES, encoded by the coding sequence ATGATTGCTGTCATCGATGCCACAGGCAATAACTTAACGTCGTTAGGCAATGCGCTGACCCGTTTGGGCTATGACTATCGCCTGACTCACGACCAGGCCGTGATTGCCGACGCAAGCCACGTGATTTTACCCGGCGTGGGCGCGGCGAAAGCCGGGATGCAGGCTCTGGCGGACAAGGGTTTAATTGCCCCCCTGCGACAGCTTAAGCAACCGCTTTTAGGCATTTGCCTCGGCATGCAGTTATTGTTTGAACACAGTGAGGAAGGCGATGTCGAAGGGCTTGGGTTATTGCCCGGCCGAATCAAGCGTTTGCCTGTCCGAGACAACTGCCCGGTACCGCACATGGGCTGGAATAAATTGCACTGGTGCAGGGACACGCCTTTAGCCACAGGGCTGACACCACAGGACTATGTCTATTTTGTCCATGGCTATGCCCTGTTCGACAGCGAATCTGCCGCGGCCTATTGTCACTACAGCGAACGCTTTACTGCGGTAGTCCAAAGAGGAACTGTTTCCGGCATGCAGTTTCATCCGGAAAAATCAGCCCGCACCGGCCTGATCTTACTTTCTAATTTTTTACAGTTGGAGTCATGA
- the hisB gene encoding bifunctional histidinol-phosphatase/imidazoleglycerol-phosphate dehydratase HisB, which yields MQKILFIDRDGTLVEEPSDFQVDRLQKIRLTKGVIPALLRLQQAGFQLVMVSNQDGLGTASFPIDDFQLCHDFILALFQSQGIVFSDILICPHRDEDACGCRKPATGLLDRYLQSGRLDQSNAWVIGDRETDRQLAENLGVSFLPINQNQGWDQVVTRLLTRQTSLTRRTRETAIALQLTLDSDEDSRIDTPIAFFSHMLEQVARHGGFNLKLEARGDTDVDEHHLVEDTALILGEALKQALGNKCGIARYGFTLPMDESLASLAIDLGGRAHCTFDAPFTREAVGGLATEMVPHFFQSLASALGASLHIQVKGQNHHHMIEACFKALGRALRQAMTVEGLSLPTTKGVL from the coding sequence ATGCAAAAAATACTTTTTATTGACAGAGACGGGACCCTCGTTGAAGAGCCGTCTGATTTTCAGGTGGACAGGCTACAGAAAATCCGCTTGACCAAGGGCGTTATCCCAGCCCTTTTGCGTCTTCAGCAGGCCGGATTTCAATTGGTGATGGTCAGCAATCAGGATGGGCTTGGGACAGCGTCCTTTCCCATCGACGATTTTCAGTTATGCCACGACTTTATTCTGGCGCTGTTTCAATCGCAGGGCATCGTCTTTAGCGATATCCTCATTTGCCCGCACCGCGACGAGGACGCCTGTGGGTGTCGAAAACCAGCGACTGGTCTGCTTGACCGCTACCTCCAAAGTGGCAGGCTTGACCAAAGCAATGCCTGGGTCATTGGCGACAGGGAAACGGATCGGCAATTGGCCGAGAATTTAGGCGTTTCTTTTTTACCGATTAATCAAAACCAGGGCTGGGATCAGGTTGTGACGCGACTGTTAACCCGGCAAACGTCACTTACGCGCCGTACGCGCGAAACGGCTATTGCGTTGCAGTTAACCCTGGACAGTGACGAAGACAGTCGGATTGACACGCCGATTGCCTTTTTCAGCCACATGCTGGAACAGGTGGCGCGCCACGGCGGCTTTAACCTTAAACTGGAGGCTCGCGGCGATACCGACGTCGATGAACACCACCTGGTGGAAGATACGGCCTTAATTCTGGGCGAGGCCTTGAAACAGGCGTTGGGCAACAAGTGCGGCATCGCCCGTTATGGCTTTACCCTGCCCATGGATGAATCCCTGGCCTCGTTGGCGATTGACTTGGGTGGCCGCGCCCATTGTACCTTTGACGCGCCTTTTACCCGCGAAGCCGTCGGAGGGTTGGCGACCGAGATGGTCCCGCACTTTTTTCAGTCGCTGGCCAGCGCGCTGGGGGCAAGCCTTCACATTCAGGTCAAAGGACAAAACCACCACCACATGATCGAAGCCTGCTTTAAAGCCTTAGGCCGTGCCCTGCGCCAGGCGATGACTGTTGAGGGTTTAAGCTTACCAACCACCAAAGGTGTTTTATGA
- the hisC gene encoding histidinol-phosphate transaminase produces MSILDLIRPDLKNIKQYVPDGDRQSCRLHANELPWSPIQLNEVALNHYPSALQVKRLEQRLAQLYQVDEDQLVITRGSDDGLDLLMRLFLRGGSDSILQCPPTFPMYAFYAQLQQAGIRNCPLNAEDQFNFSLDALRQQWQPDCKLIMVCRPNNPTGGLIDLQTVSDMCEQWAGKSMVIADEAYIEFAQTESTARLIPLYDNLIVLRTLSKAYGMAGLRVGSILTQAPLIQAIQRIMSPFPFSSAVLDLAEQALSRQDWFGETVEKILVQREILHVRLSQHRLVDTVYPSRTNFLLVKSPHAQALQHWFAEQGIAVRHFPSSPLLQSMLRITVGDEQQNNRLMAALDAFPKQ; encoded by the coding sequence ATGTCAATTCTGGATTTGATTCGCCCGGATCTAAAAAACATTAAGCAGTATGTCCCGGATGGGGATAGGCAATCATGCCGCCTGCATGCCAATGAATTACCCTGGAGCCCAATCCAGTTAAACGAGGTCGCTCTGAATCACTACCCCAGTGCGTTGCAGGTGAAACGGCTCGAGCAACGTCTGGCGCAATTGTACCAGGTCGATGAAGACCAACTGGTCATCACCCGCGGCAGTGATGATGGGCTTGATTTGTTAATGCGCCTTTTTCTTCGGGGTGGCAGCGACAGCATCCTGCAATGCCCACCCACGTTCCCCATGTATGCCTTCTATGCGCAATTGCAGCAGGCAGGGATTCGCAATTGCCCTCTGAACGCGGAGGATCAATTTAATTTTTCGCTGGACGCTCTTCGTCAACAATGGCAGCCGGATTGCAAACTCATCATGGTTTGCCGCCCCAATAATCCCACCGGAGGGCTGATTGACCTGCAGACCGTCAGTGACATGTGTGAACAATGGGCTGGAAAATCAATGGTTATCGCGGATGAAGCCTACATTGAGTTTGCCCAGACAGAAAGTACTGCACGCTTAATTCCGCTTTACGACAACCTCATCGTGCTCAGAACCTTATCCAAGGCCTATGGCATGGCCGGTTTACGGGTGGGCAGCATCCTTACCCAGGCTCCCCTGATTCAAGCCATCCAACGCATCATGTCACCCTTCCCTTTTTCCAGCGCCGTCTTGGACCTGGCTGAACAGGCGCTAAGCCGCCAGGACTGGTTTGGTGAAACCGTAGAAAAAATTCTGGTTCAACGGGAAATTTTACACGTGCGTCTCAGTCAACACCGCCTGGTTGACACAGTCTATCCCAGCCGTACCAATTTCCTGCTGGTTAAAAGCCCCCATGCGCAGGCCTTACAGCACTGGTTTGCAGAACAGGGCATTGCGGTGCGTCATTTTCCCAGTTCGCCCCTTTTACAGTCCATGTTACGCATCACGGTAGGCGATGAACAGCAGAATAACCGGTTGATGGCGGCTCTTGACGCCTTCCCAAAACAATGA
- the hisD gene encoding histidinol dehydrogenase, with amino-acid sequence MLSIYTAQSLSHEEIKTLFTRPLSDEDVESAVRPVLNAVRQDGDDAVLAFTREFDGVLVNELTVSSEEMANARIDESALMAIQTAIDTIRCYHEAVKPDTKRVSTAPGVCIERQYRPIQRVGLYIPGGNNTPLISSLLMQAIPAAIAGCPLKIVCTPPDRLGHINPHLLVAARLCGIDAVYKAGGAQAIAAMAYGTQSIPKVDKLFGPGNRYVTEAKRLVSMEPMGPAIDMPAGPSEVMIVADDEANPDFVAADLLAQAEHGVDSQSILLCASAAFAEAVNQSLIRQLRRLTRQAIIQQSLKHSFALITASREQTLRWVNDYAPEHLIINCRDAADWAAQIQAAGTVFLGPWAAETLGDYVTGSNHVLPTNGCARHHNGLSTEDFLTRMTVQTIDPQGLVSVGEAACVLASLEGLDAHANAVKMRLTTMES; translated from the coding sequence ATGTTGTCGATTTACACTGCCCAATCGCTGTCCCATGAGGAAATTAAAACACTGTTCACGCGGCCTTTAAGTGACGAGGATGTTGAATCCGCCGTACGCCCTGTTCTGAATGCGGTAAGGCAAGACGGCGATGACGCCGTGCTCGCTTTCACCCGTGAATTTGACGGGGTACTGGTCAATGAATTAACGGTGTCATCCGAGGAGATGGCCAATGCCCGCATTGACGAGTCGGCTTTAATGGCAATCCAGACGGCCATTGATACGATACGCTGCTACCATGAAGCCGTCAAACCGGACACTAAACGGGTATCAACCGCGCCGGGTGTCTGCATTGAACGCCAATACCGTCCTATTCAGCGGGTGGGGCTTTATATCCCTGGCGGCAACAATACGCCATTGATTTCTTCACTGCTGATGCAGGCCATACCCGCAGCCATTGCCGGGTGTCCCCTAAAAATAGTGTGCACGCCGCCCGACAGACTGGGCCACATTAATCCGCACCTGTTAGTGGCCGCACGGCTGTGCGGCATTGATGCGGTATACAAGGCAGGCGGCGCTCAGGCCATCGCGGCCATGGCCTATGGTACCCAATCCATTCCCAAAGTGGACAAATTGTTTGGTCCCGGCAACCGTTACGTCACCGAAGCCAAACGCCTGGTCAGTATGGAACCCATGGGACCTGCGATTGACATGCCTGCTGGCCCTTCCGAAGTTATGATCGTGGCCGATGACGAAGCCAATCCTGATTTTGTCGCCGCTGATTTGCTGGCGCAGGCGGAACACGGCGTCGATTCGCAATCGATCCTGCTTTGCGCGTCAGCCGCTTTCGCCGAAGCAGTGAATCAATCACTGATCCGGCAACTGCGACGATTGACACGCCAGGCCATTATTCAGCAGTCGCTTAAGCACAGTTTTGCCCTTATTACCGCCTCGCGGGAACAGACCCTGCGCTGGGTTAATGATTATGCCCCCGAACACTTGATTATCAATTGCCGGGATGCAGCGGACTGGGCAGCGCAGATTCAGGCTGCGGGCACTGTCTTTCTTGGTCCCTGGGCCGCTGAAACACTGGGGGATTACGTGACAGGAAGCAATCACGTATTGCCCACCAACGGCTGTGCGCGTCATCACAACGGATTAAGCACAGAGGATTTTTTAACGAGGATGACGGTGCAAACCATTGACCCGCAGGGTCTTGTGTCCGTGGGGGAGGCCGCCTGCGTGCTGGCTTCACTGGAAGGCCTTGATGCGCATGCCAACGCGGTGAAAATGCGTCTGACAACGATGGAGAGTTAA